One part of the Phaenicophaeus curvirostris isolate KB17595 chromosome 2, BPBGC_Pcur_1.0, whole genome shotgun sequence genome encodes these proteins:
- the CD93 gene encoding complement component C1q receptor produces the protein MAIARLLLLLLLLERGSGEEDAKMLCSGTACYTLHLARLDWNAAQEQCELNGGNLSPARSPAEAELLRELLMAAGGTDQAWIGLSLQRGRCVQPQEPLRGFSWVSSGEPGNYSAWLSEPRFTCLSTLCVSLRPAGWVSRPCRILLPAFLCKFSFRGMCGPLPLGGPGRVSYTTPFGVRSPQLAAAPFGTLAEAQCDGDDVPTFTVCKSLLEGGSFTWDTPGPLCPIACAHHNGGCQHRCLEEPGQPPRCACHPGYTLAPDMASCLPEDACHPNPCQGTCRTRHGSFECVCEAGYTLASDGRRCLDVDECLSGPCQHECRNTVGSFICLCRPGYQHQPGGGDACLDVDECLQDPCPGPCHNLPGSFKCLCPPGFILEEDGRGCYSAPTHKEETMGSPNSTSRTTGNPPTTDALQTTGILQTTGAPWTSGIPWTLGIPVGATPPAPTVAGSAPGPEHSADGPRLLLYYILGSLVAILLVLAFALALLACKRRVAKQEKQPAKNAADNYCWVPEQPESCGAGGERR, from the coding sequence ATGGCCATTGCCcgtctgctgctgctgctgctgctgctggaacgAGGATCTGGAGAAGAAGATGCCAAGATGCTCTGCTCTGGCACTGCCTGCTATACCCTGCATCTAGCCAGGCTGGACTGGAATGCTGCCCAGGAGCAATGCGAGCTCAACGGTGGCAACTTGTCTCCAGCCCGCAGCCCTGCTGAGGCCGAGCTGCTGCGGGAGCTGCTGATGGCAGCCGGCGGGACAGACCAGGCTTGGATCGGGCTGTCGCTACAACGGGGCCGCTGCGTCCAGCCACAGGAGCCACTGCGAGGTTTCTCCTGGGTGTCCAGCGGGGAGCCTGGGAACTACTCGGCTTGGCTGTCAGAGCCCCGCTTCACCTGCCTCAGCACCCTCTGCGTCAGCCTGCGGCCGGCCGGCTGGGTCAGTCGCCCTTGCCGCATTCTGCTGCCTGCTTTCCTCTGCAAGTTCAGCTTCAGGGGGATGTGTGGACCCTTGCCGCTGGGTGGACCCGGCCGGGTCAGCTACACCACCCCGTTTGGGGTGCGCAGCCCCCAGCTGGCGGCCGCCCCTTTCGGCACGCTAGCAGAGGCTCAGTGCGATGGAGACGACGTCCCAACCTTCACCGTCTGCAAGAGCCTTCTGGAAGGAGGCAGCTTCACCTGGGATACCCCCGGCCCCCTCTGCCCCATCGCCTGCGCCCACCACAACGGGGGCTGCCAGCATCGCTGCCTGGAGGAGCCGGGGCAGCCCCCGCGATGTGCCTGCCACCCCGGATACACCCTGGCCCCCGATATGGCTTCCTGCCTGCCCGAGGACGCCTGCCATCCCAACCCTTGCCAGGGAACCTGCCGGACACGGCACGGCAGCTTTGAGTGCGTCTGCGAGGCCGGCTACACCCTGGCATCTGATGGCCGTCGCTGCCTGGACGTGGATGAGTGCCTGTCCGGGCCCTGCCAGCACGAGTGCCGCAACACGGTTGGCAGCTTCATCTGCCTCTGCCGGCCCGGCTACCAGCACCAGCCCGGTGGTGGTGATGCCTGCCTGGATGTGGATGAATGCCTGCAGGACCCCTGCCCTGGTCCCTGCCACAACCTGCCCGGCAGCTTTAAGTGCCTCTGCCCTCCCGGCTTCATCCTGGAGGAGGATGGACGTGGCTGCTACTCTGCACCCACCCACAAAGAGGAGACTATGGGCTCTCCCAACAGCACCTCACGGACCACGGGTAACCCACCAACCACAGACGCTCTGCAGACCACGGGCATCCTCCAGACTACGGGTGCCCCATGGACCTCGGGCATCCCCTGGACACTGGGCATCCCTGTTGGGGCAACACCGCCAGCCCCCACGGTGGCTGGGTCAGCACCTGGCCCTGAGCACAGTGCCGATGGCCCCAGGCTGCTCCTCTACTAcattctgggcagcctggtagCCATCCTGCTGGTGCTGGCCTTcgccctggccctgctggcttGCAAGAGGAGGGTGGCCAAGCAGGAGAAGCAGCCAGCCAAAAATGCAGCGGACAACTACTGCTGGGTGCCTGAGCAGCCAgagagctgtggggcaggtggTGAGCGCAGGTAA